GCTGGCCGCGCTGGTGGGCGGGGAGGGGTCGCTCGCGGCGCTCGTCGACGACCTGCCGGCGTATCCGATCCGACGCGATTCGGTCCGAACCGAGCAGAAAGCCGCCGTGGTCGAGCGAGTTGCGACGCTTGCTCGCGAACGGTTCGACGACGTGACGACGCTTGACGGTATCCGCGTCGAGACGGCGGACGGCTGGTTCCTCGTGCGCGCGAGCGGCACCGAGCCGCTAGTGCGACTGACCGCCGAGGCGCGCGATGAGGACGACGCCGCAGCGCTGTTCGAGACGGCGCGTAAGCTGATCGAGCGGGCCAGAAAGACGGCTTAATCGGTGCGGTTCGGCTCGTCGTGGAATCGCTCGACGCGTTCGGCGACCCAGTCGAGAACCGAAAACAGGACGTCGAGATGGTGGTCGTCGAGCGGCGACGGTTCGACGCCGTTCGCGCCCGGCGGGGGATGGAAGTGGCTCCGCGGGGCGTCGGTCTTCGGGTGGCGGTCCCACCGACACTGAAACCGGGTGGTGCCGCGGTCCTCGACGTAGTGAAAATAGTAATCGCTCGTCACAAACCAGTGGACTTCGATCCGTGCGGCCTCGGTCTCGGCCGGATACGCGGTCGAACGAAGCGAGATGATGAGCGACCGGGGAGTAATCTAGTCCGGCTCGAATCGCCAGGACTCGACCAGCGGGTGCGTCTCTGCCCGTCGACCGAGCGTCCGCATCGTCGTCCGGTCAAGGCGATCGGTCGCCGTCGGATCCTCGGGTGCGTCGTCGTCCGACATCCGCATCGAGGTATCAGGCCGACGCTCAAAGGTCGCTACTGTCGCGCCCGTGCGCTTCAGCCCGTGAGACGGCCCGCTGGAGGAGTTCGATATCGTGACGAACCATACGCCACCGCGACAGCGATTCGAGTCGGTCGTGGACCGCCTCGTGGTCGCCGTCTTCGATCCCTGTGACGGCGGCGGCGTCTGGGTCTGGGACACCGAACGACCGCTGGAAGTCAGCGTCCTCTCCAATAAGGTCGTCCAAGCGCTCCCGGAGTTCCGCCGGGGTGTGCTCGTCGGCCAGCGTTTCGACGCGCTTCCACTTGAAGTATGACTCGTTGCGACGATACTCCGCCGGGTGACTCCCTCGGATATTGGCGATTCCCATCTCGGCCAGCTGGGTGAGCGCGGTTCGCGCGCCGTCAGGGGAGCAGTCCGCGCGCTCAGCGATGTCGCTCGCCGGCGCGTACTCGGTGCCGCCCGTTATCACGTCGTACACCCGCTGGAACGTCGTCCGGTTGCGCTTCCACCGACGCCGCGCGGTCTCGCCCGACGGCGGGTTCGCGGTGTTGTCGCCAGACATGTCGTGTGATAGTGGCTTAAAGGATAAATAAATTTGATAGCGTAGATATATCTTCAAATTCAGCTTCTGCAGGGGAGCCGTGAAAATCATCAGACACCGCAGCCGATAAGCCCCATCCCGCCGTCGACACCGCACATGTACGGAGTCGTACTCGCGGCGGGTCGCGGGACTCGCATGCGACCGCTGACGGACCGCCGGCCAAAGCCGCTGTTGCCGGTCGGGGACCGGACGCTTCTCGAATCGGTGTTCGACACCGCCCGCGACGTCGTCGACGAGTTCGTCGTCGTCACGGGGTACCGCGGCGAGGCGATTCGCGAATCGATCGGCGAGTCATACCGAGGGCTGCCGGTTCACTACGTCGAACAGCCCGAAGCGCTGGGGACGGCTCATGCAGTTGCACAGGCGGAACCGATCGTCGACGACGAGTTCCTCGTTTTAAACGGCGACGTGGTAGTCGACGCGTCGCTCCCGCGCGCGCTCGCCGAGGCGGACGGGACGGCGATCGCCGCGACGGAGGTCGAGGACCCGCGGGCGTACGGCGTCCTCTCGACAACTTCCGACGGCGCGCTCGCCGGGATCGTCGAGAAGCCGGACGACCCGCCGACGACGCTCGCGAACGTGGGCTGTTACGCGTTCACCCCCGAGGTGTTCGCGTATATCGACCGCACGCCCGAGAGCGACCGCGGCGAGTACGAGATCACGACGACGATCGACCTCCTCCTTGACGACGGCCACCGGATTGACGTCGCGCCCTACGAGGGAACGTGGCTCGACGTCGGGCGCCCGTGGGAACTCTTAAAAGCCAACGAGCTCGCGCTCGCGGAGTTGGGCGATGGTGTCGAAGGCGCCGGCACCGTCGAGGACGACGTTCACCTCCACGGCCCGGTCGTCGTCGAGGAAGGCGCCCGAGTGAAGTCCGGGGTCTACGTCGAAGGCCCCGCGCTGATCCGCGAGGGCGCCGAGGTCGGCCCGAACGCCTACCTCCGCGGCGCGACCGTCGTCGGCCCGAACGCGCACGTCGGTCACTCCGTCGAAGTGAAGAACTCGGTGCTCATGGCGGACGCGTCGGTCGGACACCTCTCGTACGTCGGCGACTCGGTGCTCGGCCGCGGCGTGAACTTCGGCGCCGGCACGAACGTCGCCAACCTCCGGCACGACGGCGAGCACGTCCGGGTGACGGTCAAGGGCGACCGCGTCGACACCGGTCGCCGAAAGCTCGGGGCGATCGTCGGCGACGAGGCGAAGACGGGGATCAACACCTCGCTGAATGCGGGCGTCAAACTGGGCGCCGGCGAGACGACCGCCCCCGGAGAGACGCTAACTCGGGATCGGAGCCCGGAGCGCTGACGGACCGCGAGCGATTTAAACCGCAGGCGGGCGACGGTTGCCACATGAACGACGAGCCCGTGACCGCGGTGATCCTCGCCGCGGGCGAGGGCAGGCGGTTAGAGCCGCTGACGAACCGGCGACCCAAGCCGATGGTGCCCGTGGCAAACCGGCCGCTCTTGGAACACGTCGTCGAGGCCGTGGCCGGGGCGGGGATCGACCGGATCGTCCTCGTGGTCGGGTACAAGCAGGAACGCATCCGGAACCACTTCGGCGATGGCGACGACTGGGGCGTGACGATCGAGTACGTCGAGCAGTCGACGCAGCTCGGCACCGGTCACGCGGTGTTGCAGGCCGAACCGGTCGTCGACGGTTCCTTCGTGGTGCTCAACGGTGACCGGATCGTCGATAGCGCGGCCGTCTCCGCCGTCCGCGAGCGACTCGGCGACGGCAACGCGCAGCTGGTGACCGCGACCGCCGTGGAGTCGCCTCGCGACTACGGCGTCGTCCACCTCGACGGCGACCGCGTCACGGAGATCGACGAGAAGCCCGAGGGGCCGGTCGACACTAACCGTATCAACGCCGGCGTGTACGGCTTTTCGCCGACGGTGTTCGACGCGATCCGTGCGACGAACGTGACGGGCGAACTCGCCATCACGGCCACGCTGAACGACCTGGCCGAGCGAGACGCGGTGACCTGCGTGGAATACGACGGGCGGTGGCTCGACGTCTCGAACCTCTGGGACGTGCTCACGGTGAACGCCGCGCTGATCCACGACACGGACCACGCTCGCGACGCGCCCGCAACAAGCCAGCGGGTGGGCGACACCGTCACCGTCGCCGACGACGTGGTGCTCGCCGGTAACGTGCGCGTCGGGTCGAACGCGACGCTGAGCGGGGCGACAGCGGTCGGCAGCAACGTCTCGATTGCGGCCAATGCTGTCGTCGAGAACAGCGTGGTGTTCCCCGACGCCGTCATCGGTCCCGGCGCGGTCGTCCGCGACGCCGTTGTCGCTGGTAACGCCCGAATCGGACCAAACGCGACCGTCACGGGCGGGCTGTCGACGGTCGTCGTCGGCGACGCCGTCCATCGCGGCGTGACGCTCGGCGGCGTCGTCGGCGACAACAGTTCGGTCGGCGGCGGCGCGACGCTCACCGACGGCGCCGTGGTCGGCGACGACGTGCAGGCCGAGGCGGGGGTCGTGATAGACGGGCGAATCGAGCCGGGTGCCGTGGTGCGGAGGGGGTAATCATGTGTGGCATTATCGGGTATATCGGCGAGTTGCACGTGGCCGCCGGTGGCACAGACAGTGGGACGGCAAACGGAGGGACACCCGCGAGCGTCGGCGACATCGTTCACACCGGACTGAAAAATCTGGAATACCGCGGCTACGATTCCGCGGGCGTCGCGCTCGTTGGCGCGGAAAGCGGACTGACCGTGGCAAAGCGCTCGGGGGAAGTCGACGCGCTCACGCTGCCGGACGTACCGGACCCGACCCTCGGTGTCGGGCACACCCGCTGGAGTACGCACGGGCCACCGACGGACGCGAACGCCCACCCGCACACGGACTGCGTCGGCGACGTGGCGGTCGTTCACAACGGGATCGTCGAGAACTACGAGGCGCTCAAAGACGAGCTGTCCGACCACGAGTTCACGAGCGACACGGACACCGAGGTCATCCCGCACCTCATCGAAGAGGAGTTGGCGGCCGATCCCGACACCGACCTGCTCGACGCGGTCCGGCGCGTCGAAGACCGGTTGGAGGGGAGTTACGCGATCTGTGCCGTTCGCGAGGGCGACGACCGGATCGTCGTCGCGCGTCGCGGCAGTCCGCTCGTGTTGGGTCGCGGCGAGGACGCGGCGTTCGTCGCCAGCGACGTGACCGCATTCCTAGAACACACTCGTGATGTGACCTACCTCGAAGACGGCGACGTGGCGGCGCTTTCGCCTGACGGCGTCGAGATATTTGCACACGGGGAGCCCGTCGACCGCGAGATCGAGACAGTGACGTGGGAGGCCGACGCCGCCGAGAAGGGTGGGTACGACCACTACATGCGCAAGGAGATCCACGAACAGCCCGAGGCGCTCCGACAGACGCTCGCCGGACGGCTGGACGTGGACGCCGGAGACGTTGATCTCGATGTCTCCTTCCCGCCGGGCTTCCTTGCGGATCTCGAAGAGATTCGGATCGTCGCCTGCGGGACCTCCTACTACGCGGGGCGGTACGCGGCGCAGCTGTTCGAAGAACTCGCAGGGGTGCGCGCGACCGTCGAGATCGCGAGCGAGTACGAGTTCGGCGCGGGTCGCACCCCTGACCGGACGCTCGTCGTCGCCGTCACCCAGAGCGGAGAGACCGCCGACACGCTCGGGGCGGTCCGGCGCGCGAACGCCGCGGGCGCGCGGACGTTCGCCGTGACGAACACTTTGGGAAGTACGGTGACGCGCGAAGTCGACGGGACGGCGTTTATCAGGGCCGGGCCGGAGATCGGCGTCGCCGCGACGAAGACGTTCGCCTCACAGGTGGCGACGCTGGCGATGCTCGCGGTGGCCGTGGGCCGCGATCGAGGGGCGTTGGCGGCGGCTGACGCGCGGTCCGTACTGGAAGATCTGCAAGGGCTGCCGGGCGCGGTCCAGCAGGTGTTAGACGAGGAACCACAGGTTCGAGAGGCCGCACAGGAGTACCAAGACAGCGAGGCGTTCTTCTTCGTCGGTCGTGCGCTGGGCGTGCCCGTGGCCTTGGAGGGTGCGCTGAAGCTCAAAGAGATTTCGTACGACCATGCCGAGGGGTTCGCGGCGGGCGAGCTGAAACACGGGCCGTTGGCGTTGGTGACGCCCGAGACGCCCGTGCTGGCCGTGTTGACCGACGGCGCGCGGGCCGACGAGACGATGAACAACGTCACCGAGGCGCAGACGCGCGGGGCGCCGGCGCTGGGGTGTGTCTCGGCCGGTAAAGAGTACGCAACGCTGGACGCGTCGTTCGAGGTTCCCGATGTAGGTGTCGTTGAACCGCTCGTGGCCAACGTGTATCTGCAACTGTTTGCGTATCACGTGGCGAACGGGAAGGGGCGGCCGATCGATAAGCCGCGGAACTTAGCGAAGAGCGTGACGGTGGAATAGGTCCGTATCCCTAGGTGGTCAGTGGAGGCTGCCTTCAGGAACACACGGACGAAACGTACTCTCTGTAGCGGAGACGAAGGGCACGCTCGCGTTATCCGACTCGTGAGTGGCAGCGATATCGTTGTACTCACACACCCCTCATTTCGTCTGTTCTTGCTCAGTCGTCAGGGTCGGTATCTTGGCGTTTCTGTGGCCCCTCGTTTTGTCTGTTCGTTCAGGGGAACTGGCTACGGCTGCTTCTCGATCAATTCGCGCGTTTCCAGAATGATCTCAGGATCCAACGCGAGTTCGTATCGATAGTGGACACCGCCTGCGCGCCCCTCATTCTGTTCGGATCGTTCGAGGAACCCGAGCATGGTGAGATCGGCGAGATGGTTCTGGATACTTTTCAGGGTGGTCAGCGGATCGTGGCCCCAGTTTCGCGCGACGCGCTCGTAGACGGTCTGAATCTCCTTCGATCGCGCAGGGACGTTGCCGTTCGCCTCGATCCGCGCAAGAGACTCCAAAATGAGCTGTCCGTGCATGGTCTGATCACGCAGTTTGTCCTGGACGCGACCTCGCTGAACACGTGCCGCGGCCACTTCGATATGGTCGTCAGTGATCGCTGCCGCTCCCTGTTCTTCGGCAACGTCGCCGCCCTCCCGGAGGAGATCTATCGCCTGTCGTGCGCTTCCGGTGTCTTTCGCCGCCTTAGCGGCTGCAAGCCTAATCGCGGAGTCTTGGTAAGCATTGTCGACGAGCGCCTTCTTGGCTCTGGTAGTGAGGATTGACTGCAGTTCGTCTGCGTCGTACGGCGAAAAGGCCAGCTCCTTCTCCATGAGCGTGTCCTTGACTTTCGGGCTCAGCGACGAGCGAAACGTGTGGTTGTTGCTGATTCCGATCACGCCAACGCGTGCCGCGTCAAGGTGCCCATTTGCCCGTGCACGGGGGAGTTCGTACAGCAGCGAATCGGGATCGGAAAGGTGGTCGATCTCGTCGAGAATGAACAGAAAGGTACCGCCGAGAGCCTCCATCTCGTCGTACAGCGTTTCTAGGGCGTGTGACGTTGATAGACCGGTTTCCGGAAACGTCTCTTCCTCATCGCCACGGATGCTATTTATAAGCGATCGTACGGTCCTATAGACACTGTCGTCGTTGCAGTTCCGGAAATGGACGTGGAGTTCCTCGGCGTCTTCCCGTCGGTTCACTTCCTGCTGGAGCGCACTCATCATGTACTCCGTGACGGCCGTCTTTCCGACTCCGGTCTTTCCGTAGATGAATACGTTTGCGGGGTTTCGGCCGAAGAGAACGTCTTTGAGCGCCGATCGGTATGCGTCGATCTCGTCGTCCCGTTCAACGATTACATCCGGGCGATACTCCTCCGAGAGTATTGATTTGTCCGCGAAGAGTGTTTCAGTTATCTCCGTGAAAAGTTCTTCAGACATCGTTGATACTCCGATGAACACCACTTGGTGACTTAACTGTACTGTTCGTCTGTTTCTTATGCTTCGCCTGTTTGATTACTCTAATCGACCAGGAGGTCCACACCCGAATGTGTCCGGCAGAACAGACGAAATGAGGGGTGTGACTGCCGGTTGATCGTTCTACACTCCGTGCTCCTACCGGGAGAACAGACGAAACGAGGGGTGTCAGATCGACAGTCTCTGCCTCCGTCCATCCTGCAGACAACAGACGAAATGAGGGGTCACCCACCTCAGCAGCAGATCAGTCCGATTTCGTATCTTTCCGAACGCGATCGGCTCGCCGGCGCGAAACACCCCTCGTTTCGTCTGTTCCTGTTCAGTTATTGGAGCCTCAGCAGACAATAGATACTCTTCCGCACATCGTGTTCCAGTCGTCGCTGAGGGGTCGGGCATGAGCGGGCCGAAGTCAATTATCAACGACTAGCGCTCCCAGACGGTCAGCGATCGCGCTGTTGGTTCCGGGTCTCACCCGTCCGCTTCCGTCGTCAGTTCCGCTCGTAGTTCGGACGCCGCTCGCTCGAACTGGTCGGCACAATATGGCGTTCCTGACTCTATTCGCTCCTTGAGGAAGCCGACGGCGTCCGTGGCTCCACCGGCCTTGCGGTCCGCGGTCGCGGCGCACACGACGTAGCCGTCGAGGACCCGCGCGAATGCCTGTGAGAAGTGGTCGTACGCGCCGTCGACGCGCTCCATGTTGTCGTCGAGCGACTCAACGAACGCCCGGTAGACGGTCGCTGCCGACGCGTCTCGGCCTTGTTCGCGGTACTCGTCCGCGAGGTCGAACCACTGCGTGAACTCGATCGGCTCGAAGACGACGTAGTACTCGGGGTTCGTCTCCTCGAACCGCCGGTCGATAGCGGCGCGCAACTCGTTGACCGACCGCGTCGAGCACTCACCGGACCGGGCGAAGAACCGCTCACGGGGGATAGTGCCGGTCGCCAACCCGTCGCGAAGGAACGCCCGGAGATCGTCGTGGTCTGCGGTGTCGAGCCCGATTGCCCTCGTCCGGCGGGAACTCGTCGACACACCGAAGCAGCACGGCGACAGCATGCTTGCACGCGCCTGGGCCGTCGTACGGGCAGGTACACCACGGGTCGAACCCGTCGGCCAGAAGATTGACGCGAACGTCGTACTGGCGGCTGCCGCTCACAACGGCGGTTACCCGTCACGCACCAGTGCTCACAGGACAGTCAATAGCGAGAAAAATCAGCGATGAGCTACAATCACCCACTCTGACCGGAGCTGTGAACTTGGCAGGGAATCGGTGGCTTGGCTTCGCCGCTCAAGCGCGGTCGTGGTTTCATAAGTTCCGCGACATCGCACTGGTGTAGGTCGTCGATAACATCAAACTCTTTGTCACACAGTGAACCTTTCCACCTTATCGCGATCTACCACAGTCCTACTGACGTTGTCTCCGACAGCAATTATGATCTACACAGACAAACTGATTGACCAACTCAGATCAATTTATACGAACTATTCTCTGTTTTAATCTTGCCAAATTATCTAGACAGACTGTTGGAGGGTCCGGTTTGTCTGCTGTTTGGCCTGTATTGTCTCATCAAGAACACGCCACTGTCACCTGAGCCAGATTACACGGTGCATGGCTACAGTGCCGTCGCATGAGCGAGCATTGGGTAGTGAGCGAGCAGTCGGACACCACCATTGCTGTGACTGGAGGTGTTGTCTGGTTCCAGTAGTGACACTGTCGGACCGGTGCACAGTGGCCGTGGGTGTCTGTGTACGAGGGTCTGCGATGGGACATCGTGGCCATCTCTCATCACAAGACGGTGCCGAGTGTAAGCGTATTGGCGTCACACACTGGTCCGGCTGAGAGACCGTTCGCCATCGTCAGTATCGCTCTGTGTCGGCTCTGAGGCGTCGACGGACCGAACAGGCCGGGTGTCGCGGGTCGTTCTGTGCGTCCAGGCGTCAGTGTGGGGTGTCGTAACCAACGATGGTTGTGAGACAGACGGCCGCGAACCCAAGCAGTAGAACACGGTGAGGGTGTCGTCCGGCATGGCGAGCCATCCCGCATTCGGCAACACACCTGACGACGCGTGATGACGTAGCGTACGAACGCTGCTGTTACACGCGCATCGTTGGGTGGGCACCCGACGCGCTCTGGACTGCCGTCGCGCTCGTCGACGTCGAGACGACTGTACAGCCCACGCATAGCCAGAGAGAAAAATGGACACGGTGTGTCCGTCGAGACCGACGGATGTCTTCTCCCGGCATCCGTGTGCGGTGAGAGCGTGGATAGTGGCGCCCGATGTGTTAAATTACCCAGCGACTCGTCGGCTCGGCGTGATCGATGCCGATGCACCGGCAGTGACACTGACGCGATCTATGAGCCAAGACTGGCTGGCCACGAGGGATCCACTGTGCAGTGACACGGTGCAGTCGGTGTGGCCGGCTGACCCCTGTGTGTGATCGCGTCAGCGTGAGAGTGCCCGATGTCGCACAGCCTGTGGATCGACGACTCAGCGGTCCACACGGGCGCGCTGGCGAGTGGCGTCCATGATCGCTGGCCAGCGCGCTCAGCGTCGTGAGAGCACCTGTTGGTTCACAGCTACTCTCACGCCGTCTCATTATGTGGGCGCCGTCACACATTTGACCACAAGTCACTGGTCGATAACCCGTGGTGCGTGGCGGCGTCGGCGACCCGCTTGCAAGCGGACCACCACAGTGTTTGTCTGTGGTGGCTGACGGGCGTACAGCACTGTAGCGCATCTCTCTGCGTCTCTGCGTGGCTTTACGGGTCTGTCTCCAGCGTGGCCACACTGGACGCAACTGACTGGTCACGACCAGCGGGCCATCACGAACGGAGACACGGTGACGCGACTGTTGTCTTGCAGCAGTGGCTTCCCGTGACTCACGCAACCGTCGATACCGTGAGCGGTGTGTCTCACACAGACAGACGGGTCTCGCTGGCTGTCTCACGGCTGGCAGCGTTGATGACGCTGGACGGTGCGGAGGAACAGCCCCCAGGTCCGACGCCACAGGGTTGTGAGGGTATGGAGTTCGCGACTCCCGTCGCTATCTCTATCAGGTGTGTCTCCCGCGCAGTGGACACGGACAGTATCGATAGACAGTGATCGGCCGCAACAAACCGTCTACAGCCGGAGTATCGGTTTGTCTGTATGGCGACTCCGACAGCGAGGTGTCCACCGGATGGCTGTGAGGTGGGATCGCTGGGCCATGTGGGGCAGCTGCGGGAGCTGTCCCCTGAGTTGTCCCTTGCGGAGGCGGTCCGCTGATCTCTCTCATGCAGATCTGTGGGAGGTGACTGACCGGTGGACACAAACCGGTCGATGGCCATCCTCCGGTGGCTGTCTCAGTCGGGGCTATTCCGACGGTCCGTACAGCGACAGTCCCACAGTCCGGCTGGCCCCCACCGGGGACGACACCACAGCGACAGGAAGACTCTGAGATAACTACTGCAGTGACACACATCGCGAACCCACCCTAGTTGAACCGGGACGAAGGCGGGCACATATGTCGGTCTCGCTGTACCGCGGCGGCTGCTCAGGGGTGCTCGACGGCGGTTGTGTCGGGACAGGGATCGGTGACTGTCGAGTAGGTTGTAGCAGTTTCAATCCATTCGATGGCTGTTGTGGTGTGGTCAGCGGAGACTTTGTCGGCGAGTTCGAGCCGTGCCAGTGCGGCCGCAACTTTCGGAACCGTTTCGATTGGAGAAGGTGATCCAGGTGGCGTCCACGCGGGACCCGCGTCAGCTGCCTGTTTGTACTGACTCCATCGCTCTTTGGCGGCGCTGGTGACTGTCAGGGTTGTCTCCTGCACTGCCGTTAGATACGCATCAAGCCTTGCTGTCGGAACTGGGCGACAGTCTGCTGGGGCTGGGTTAGCGGCTGTCTGATCGGTCGGCTGCGCTTCGTCGGCAGCTGCGGCGTCGAGGTCGACGACGAAATCGAGACACGCCGCAAGGTGTGGATCGAACGGCGCCTGATCACTAGCTGCGCGTGTGTGGGTAACGGCCACAGCGCCGGTTGACGACTGTGTGGTATACTGTGTCTCACTGGTAACCGCCACCTCACCGGTGGTGAGTGCCCGTCTGATCGTCATGTGCAGGTCGGCGGTGGCGTGTGCAATCGCGTCATAGATGGTGAGTCGCACCTCGGTATCGACCTGTGGCCCCTGCTGGAGTGGCTCGCCAACGGCATGAGCTCTCGTTGCGGCTTCACACCCGAGGGTGGCAATCTGTCCACACGTCTCACGCACGTGTCGACACAGCGACGCCGTTGATGTCGGGACAGTCGCTGTGTAGCCAACCTGCAGTTCCTCTCGTGACATGTCGATGCTTGACCGGCCAGCACTGGCAAGTTGGAGCGCAACGGCTTCGCCGGCAGTAGAAGCCATTCCTGGTGGCGTTAGTGTCGCTGCTAGCCGACGGAAGATCTGTGGATCGGCTGCGAGTTCCGCGACCGCATCAGATGGGTCCATATGTACTGGCTCGGCCGTGTTGGTGTTATCTGCAGCGACTACAATGAGGCGTGTTGACACGGGTTCCGTCAATGGTGATGCTCCCGGGAGCATGACGTATGGCACCGATCGTGTCGAATTCCATCGGTCAGCTGTTTATGTGCCTGAATGGGTGCGGTCGT
This genomic window from Halorubrum sp. PV6 contains:
- the glmU gene encoding bifunctional sugar-1-phosphate nucleotidylyltransferase/acetyltransferase gives rise to the protein MYGVVLAAGRGTRMRPLTDRRPKPLLPVGDRTLLESVFDTARDVVDEFVVVTGYRGEAIRESIGESYRGLPVHYVEQPEALGTAHAVAQAEPIVDDEFLVLNGDVVVDASLPRALAEADGTAIAATEVEDPRAYGVLSTTSDGALAGIVEKPDDPPTTLANVGCYAFTPEVFAYIDRTPESDRGEYEITTTIDLLLDDGHRIDVAPYEGTWLDVGRPWELLKANELALAELGDGVEGAGTVEDDVHLHGPVVVEEGARVKSGVYVEGPALIREGAEVGPNAYLRGATVVGPNAHVGHSVEVKNSVLMADASVGHLSYVGDSVLGRGVNFGAGTNVANLRHDGEHVRVTVKGDRVDTGRRKLGAIVGDEAKTGINTSLNAGVKLGAGETTAPGETLTRDRSPER
- a CDS encoding sugar phosphate nucleotidyltransferase, whose protein sequence is MNDEPVTAVILAAGEGRRLEPLTNRRPKPMVPVANRPLLEHVVEAVAGAGIDRIVLVVGYKQERIRNHFGDGDDWGVTIEYVEQSTQLGTGHAVLQAEPVVDGSFVVLNGDRIVDSAAVSAVRERLGDGNAQLVTATAVESPRDYGVVHLDGDRVTEIDEKPEGPVDTNRINAGVYGFSPTVFDAIRATNVTGELAITATLNDLAERDAVTCVEYDGRWLDVSNLWDVLTVNAALIHDTDHARDAPATSQRVGDTVTVADDVVLAGNVRVGSNATLSGATAVGSNVSIAANAVVENSVVFPDAVIGPGAVVRDAVVAGNARIGPNATVTGGLSTVVVGDAVHRGVTLGGVVGDNSSVGGGATLTDGAVVGDDVQAEAGVVIDGRIEPGAVVRRG
- the glmS gene encoding glutamine--fructose-6-phosphate transaminase (isomerizing), which codes for MCGIIGYIGELHVAAGGTDSGTANGGTPASVGDIVHTGLKNLEYRGYDSAGVALVGAESGLTVAKRSGEVDALTLPDVPDPTLGVGHTRWSTHGPPTDANAHPHTDCVGDVAVVHNGIVENYEALKDELSDHEFTSDTDTEVIPHLIEEELAADPDTDLLDAVRRVEDRLEGSYAICAVREGDDRIVVARRGSPLVLGRGEDAAFVASDVTAFLEHTRDVTYLEDGDVAALSPDGVEIFAHGEPVDREIETVTWEADAAEKGGYDHYMRKEIHEQPEALRQTLAGRLDVDAGDVDLDVSFPPGFLADLEEIRIVACGTSYYAGRYAAQLFEELAGVRATVEIASEYEFGAGRTPDRTLVVAVTQSGETADTLGAVRRANAAGARTFAVTNTLGSTVTREVDGTAFIRAGPEIGVAATKTFASQVATLAMLAVAVGRDRGALAAADARSVLEDLQGLPGAVQQVLDEEPQVREAAQEYQDSEAFFFVGRALGVPVALEGALKLKEISYDHAEGFAAGELKHGPLALVTPETPVLAVLTDGARADETMNNVTEAQTRGAPALGCVSAGKEYATLDASFEVPDVGVVEPLVANVYLQLFAYHVANGKGRPIDKPRNLAKSVTVE
- a CDS encoding orc1/cdc6 family replication initiation protein — protein: MSEELFTEITETLFADKSILSEEYRPDVIVERDDEIDAYRSALKDVLFGRNPANVFIYGKTGVGKTAVTEYMMSALQQEVNRREDAEELHVHFRNCNDDSVYRTVRSLINSIRGDEEETFPETGLSTSHALETLYDEMEALGGTFLFILDEIDHLSDPDSLLYELPRARANGHLDAARVGVIGISNNHTFRSSLSPKVKDTLMEKELAFSPYDADELQSILTTRAKKALVDNAYQDSAIRLAAAKAAKDTGSARQAIDLLREGGDVAEEQGAAAITDDHIEVAAARVQRGRVQDKLRDQTMHGQLILESLARIEANGNVPARSKEIQTVYERVARNWGHDPLTTLKSIQNHLADLTMLGFLERSEQNEGRAGGVHYRYELALDPEIILETRELIEKQP